Proteins encoded by one window of Ignavibacteriota bacterium:
- a CDS encoding DUF2911 domain-containing protein, which translates to MRRNINYKISILILFFTAEILFAQANLSFVRVSPKTKISQDVGFANIKIEYSRPAVNGREIWGKLVPFGLAPNPFGNGKPMPWRMGANESTIIELSNNAMINGKQLNAGTYSMHAIVNKDLWTVIFNSDVQSWGSFFYDENKDVLRIEVKPVQSEFKEWLTYEFENFTLNSVDLVMQWADLTIPIKFEFDGQAIALEKFRNELTNLQGFNPAAWSAASRYCLQNKINLDEAVVWIDKAISMNGGNNFENKSIKAGLLSEKGMKKESDELMKSSMENASENDLNVYGYQLMNQGRMDDAIDIFKLNIKRHPDAWNVYDSLGEALNTKGDKKGAKENYNTALKKAPQEQHQRIKTILENL; encoded by the coding sequence ATGAGGCGGAATATAAACTACAAAATCTCAATTTTAATCTTATTTTTTACCGCGGAAATTTTATTCGCGCAGGCAAATTTATCATTTGTAAGAGTTAGTCCAAAAACAAAAATTTCTCAAGATGTGGGATTCGCAAATATTAAAATTGAATACAGCAGACCGGCAGTAAACGGCAGAGAGATTTGGGGTAAACTGGTTCCATTTGGTTTAGCGCCAAATCCCTTCGGCAATGGCAAACCAATGCCTTGGAGAATGGGTGCAAATGAAAGCACAATTATTGAACTTAGCAATAATGCAATGATAAATGGAAAACAGTTAAATGCCGGTACATACAGCATGCATGCAATTGTAAATAAAGATTTGTGGACAGTTATTTTTAATAGTGATGTACAAAGTTGGGGAAGTTTTTTCTATGATGAAAACAAAGATGTTCTGCGTATTGAGGTTAAGCCTGTTCAATCCGAATTTAAAGAATGGCTAACATATGAATTTGAAAATTTCACTTTAAATTCTGTGGATTTGGTAATGCAATGGGCTGATTTGACAATCCCAATAAAATTTGAATTTGACGGACAAGCAATTGCACTTGAAAAATTTAGAAATGAACTCACGAATCTTCAAGGATTTAATCCTGCCGCGTGGAGTGCGGCTTCCAGATATTGTTTACAAAACAAAATCAATTTAGATGAAGCTGTTGTTTGGATAGATAAAGCAATAAGCATGAATGGCGGAAATAACTTTGAAAATAAATCAATTAAAGCCGGACTGTTATCAGAAAAAGGAATGAAAAAAGAAAGTGATGAACTTATGAAATCCTCGATGGAGAATGCGAGCGAAAATGATTTGAACGTTTACGGATACCAATTGATGAATCAAGGACGAATGGACGACGCAATTGATATTTTTAAACTAAATATCAAAAGGCATCCGGATGCGTGGAATGTTTATGATAGTCTCGGTGAAGCTTTAAATACAAAGGGTGATAAAAAAGGAGCGAAAGAAAATTATAATACCGCTCTTAAAAAAGCTCCACAAGAACAACATCAAAGAATTAAAACTATTCTTGAAAATTTATAA
- a CDS encoding DUF1801 domain-containing protein: MYELKTKVNDASINNFLNTIDDDKKREFTYKIIDIMKKVTKEEPKMWGTSIIGFGSYHYKYKSGHEGDMCLVGLSPRKQSITLYLSYDITQHQELLTSLGKYKSGKGCLYVNKEEDVDLKILEKVISNAFKNKKNMKWD, from the coding sequence ATGTACGAATTAAAAACAAAGGTCAATGATGCAAGTATTAATAATTTTCTTAATACAATTGATGATGACAAAAAAAGAGAATTCACTTATAAAATAATTGACATAATGAAAAAGGTAACAAAGGAAGAACCAAAAATGTGGGGAACAAGTATTATAGGATTCGGTTCTTATCATTATAAATATAAAAGCGGTCACGAAGGAGATATGTGTTTGGTTGGATTATCTCCAAGAAAACAAAGTATCACATTATATTTATCATATGATATTACTCAACATCAGGAACTTTTAACTTCTCTTGGAAAATACAAATCAGGCAAAGGTTGTTTATACGTTAATAAAGAAGAAGATGTAGATTTAAAAATTTTGGAAAAAGTTATTTCCAACGCATTTAAAAACAAAAAAAATATGAAATGGGATTAA
- a CDS encoding Gfo/Idh/MocA family oxidoreductase: MSREKFLQTIGLLGASSILSPIIAKSEKLFFQNRRIKIGVIGCGSVSNMYLPHLEKCEYVELVSTCDIIFDRAKSQAEKFNISNYYPNIHEMLKGANFDLLVNLTDMQEHGKLNEIALNAGKHVWSEKPMHNSYTEGKSLLDLAKSKGLKIWGAPAVVNSPQFAYMSKSIREGKLGKVSAAHAHYGHTGPTWSAFFYEKGGGSLPDLGVYNLATLTGLLGPAKSVIAMTSIVTKERIVDNKGKINVEAEDNAIVVMDHGNGVLSSVQCGFNYFDPFGHSGEGQDRPTITIWGTNGNMALIGYDWSPFGVHISNSWDKPEGERFETDPKNYVWQQGASVIAESLVTGIEPLIAAEHALHVLEIIEAARKSGENGERILLSSTFKYPVI; the protein is encoded by the coding sequence ATTTCACGTGAAAAATTTCTGCAAACAATTGGATTGTTAGGTGCATCTTCAATTCTGTCGCCTATTATTGCAAAATCCGAAAAATTATTTTTTCAAAATAGAAGAATAAAAATTGGTGTAATAGGTTGTGGAAGTGTGTCCAATATGTATCTTCCTCATTTGGAAAAATGTGAATATGTGGAACTTGTAAGCACATGTGATATAATTTTTGACAGAGCAAAATCACAAGCCGAAAAATTTAATATTTCAAATTATTATCCAAATATACATGAAATGTTAAAGGGCGCGAATTTTGATCTTTTGGTAAATTTGACCGATATGCAGGAACACGGTAAATTGAATGAAATTGCTTTAAATGCGGGGAAACATGTTTGGAGTGAAAAGCCAATGCATAATTCATATACTGAAGGTAAATCGCTGCTTGATTTAGCAAAATCTAAAGGTTTAAAAATTTGGGGTGCGCCCGCGGTTGTTAATAGTCCGCAATTTGCTTATATGTCAAAATCAATTCGAGAAGGAAAATTGGGGAAAGTTTCCGCCGCACATGCTCATTACGGACATACCGGTCCGACATGGTCGGCTTTCTTTTATGAAAAAGGCGGCGGTAGTCTGCCTGATCTTGGTGTTTATAATTTGGCAACATTGACCGGTTTATTAGGACCGGCAAAATCTGTAATTGCAATGACTTCGATTGTAACAAAAGAAAGAATCGTAGATAACAAAGGTAAAATAAATGTTGAAGCTGAAGATAACGCGATTGTTGTAATGGATCACGGAAATGGTGTATTATCAAGCGTACAATGCGGATTTAATTATTTTGATCCGTTCGGACACAGCGGCGAAGGGCAAGACAGACCGACAATCACAATTTGGGGAACAAACGGGAATATGGCTTTGATCGGTTACGATTGGTCGCCTTTCGGAGTTCACATTTCAAATTCTTGGGATAAGCCCGAAGGCGAAAGATTTGAGACCGATCCAAAAAATTATGTTTGGCAGCAGGGCGCTTCCGTTATTGCGGAAAGTCTTGTAACCGGAATTGAACCGTTAATAGCGGCGGAACACGCGCTGCATGTATTAGAAATAATTGAAGCGGCGAGAAAATCGGGCGAAAATGGTGAAAGAATTTTACTCAGTTCTACTTTCAAATATCCGGTTATTTAA
- a CDS encoding enoyl-ACP reductase, giving the protein MAYNLLKGKKGIIFGALNESSIGWKVAEHAFEEGAEIILTNAPFALRMGEIQKLAVKLNAIVIPCDVTSLDDIENLIKKSMEHFGGKFDFLLHSIGMSPNVRKDIPYDNINYVNFLKTLDISALSLHKILQTCRNYDAINDWGSVVALSYIAAQRTLDLYNDMADAKAILESIARSFGYIYGREKFIRINTISQSPTRTTAGSRIDAFDSLFDFTDRMSPLGNATADECADYCVTLFSDLTKKVTMQNLFHDGGFSSMGMSQKAKRQYEKSFDEIIE; this is encoded by the coding sequence ATGGCATATAATTTACTCAAAGGGAAAAAAGGGATTATTTTTGGCGCGTTAAACGAAAGTTCTATCGGTTGGAAAGTTGCCGAACATGCTTTTGAAGAAGGAGCTGAAATCATTTTAACAAATGCTCCATTTGCTCTAAGGATGGGTGAAATTCAAAAACTTGCGGTAAAATTAAATGCAATTGTAATTCCATGCGATGTTACAAGTCTTGATGATATTGAAAACTTAATAAAAAAATCTATGGAACATTTCGGCGGTAAATTTGATTTCTTGCTTCATTCAATCGGAATGTCGCCAAACGTTAGAAAAGATATTCCGTATGACAATATAAATTATGTAAATTTTTTAAAAACTTTGGATATTTCAGCTTTATCTTTACATAAAATTCTGCAGACTTGCAGAAATTACGATGCGATTAATGATTGGGGATCTGTTGTTGCTTTATCATATATTGCCGCACAGCGTACTTTGGATCTTTATAATGATATGGCTGACGCAAAAGCCATACTCGAATCTATAGCGCGCAGTTTTGGTTACATTTATGGAAGGGAGAAATTTATTAGAATAAATACAATTTCGCAATCACCGACAAGAACGACAGCCGGCAGCAGAATTGACGCATTTGATTCATTGTTCGATTTTACTGATAGAATGTCGCCGCTGGGAAACGCAACTGCCGATGAATGCGCCGATTATTGTGTTACGTTATTTTCCGATCTTACAAAAAAAGTTACGATGCAGAATTTATTTCACGACGGCGGATTTTCAAGTATGGGCATGAGTCAAAAAGCAAAACGCCAATACGAAAAAAGTTTTGATGAAATAATTGAATAA
- a CDS encoding amidohydrolase has product MTNLESILPEITEIRRNLHKYPELSFKEFETTKLLEDKIKSWGLQFNRFKNMETGGYCDIGEGEIIGFRSDIDALPILEDPSHDICSEIKGAMHACGHDFHTAIGLGLLKYFSENKNELKNKLRIIFQPAEEAAPGGAEQVIKENILENVISVLAVHVDPMLQIGKLNIVEGPVQASSTSIHIGFFGPGGHTSKPSETVDLINASAFYITQIQSFIQQNIDSRETVAFAFGTISGGTTHNIIPQHIILKGTLRTHNNIVLNKCIELMNSFTKSFAELYKIKIEINFPTNCPATINDTALTRKFIEFVHHSGYENKLVLDAKPSMGADDFAFYGLTVPSLYLQIGAKGEGTLHSKDLILNEDVLKYALETLIGFISKY; this is encoded by the coding sequence ATGACAAATCTTGAATCAATTTTACCGGAAATTACAGAGATCAGACGAAATCTGCATAAATATCCCGAATTATCTTTTAAGGAATTTGAAACAACAAAATTATTGGAAGATAAAATAAAATCTTGGGGATTACAATTTAACAGATTTAAAAATATGGAAACTGGCGGATACTGCGACATTGGAGAAGGTGAAATTATCGGCTTTCGTTCCGATATTGACGCGCTTCCTATTTTAGAAGATCCTTCTCATGATATTTGTTCGGAAATTAAAGGCGCAATGCACGCTTGCGGACATGATTTTCATACAGCGATTGGTTTAGGATTATTAAAATACTTTAGTGAAAACAAAAATGAATTAAAAAATAAATTAAGAATAATTTTTCAACCAGCGGAAGAAGCCGCGCCTGGCGGAGCCGAACAAGTTATTAAAGAAAATATCTTGGAAAATGTTATATCGGTTTTGGCTGTTCACGTTGATCCAATGCTGCAAATCGGAAAGCTGAATATTGTTGAAGGTCCGGTTCAAGCTTCTTCTACGTCAATTCATATCGGATTTTTCGGTCCTGGCGGACATACATCAAAACCTTCGGAAACTGTTGATCTTATTAACGCTTCTGCATTTTATATTACGCAAATTCAAAGTTTCATACAACAGAATATAGATTCAAGAGAAACCGTTGCGTTTGCATTCGGCACAATTTCCGGGGGCACAACTCACAATATTATTCCGCAGCACATTATTTTAAAAGGCACTTTGCGCACTCACAATAATATTGTATTAAATAAATGTATTGAGTTGATGAATTCATTTACAAAATCATTTGCGGAATTGTACAAAATTAAAATTGAAATTAATTTTCCTACAAACTGTCCGGCAACAATTAATGACACGGCGTTGACAAGAAAGTTCATTGAGTTTGTTCACCATTCGGGCTATGAAAATAAATTGGTATTAGACGCAAAGCCTTCAATGGGTGCCGATGATTTTGCTTTTTACGGTTTAACAGTACCAAGTTTATATTTGCAGATTGGCGCCAAAGGAGAAGGAACTTTGCACAGTAAAGATTTAATTCTGAACGAAGATGTTTTGAAATACGCGTTGGAAACACTGATCGGTTTTATTTCAAAATATTAA
- a CDS encoding T9SS type A sorting domain-containing protein, producing the protein MKTKFLIIISLSYLFSNQFFAQGIKADHNCTKINQISETAIIAAKENLHIAYGHTSHGSQIISGMENLDNFMGGNGLYNFHNGGDEGYLDIDDYFVYGDLGNPDLTTWAELTRTYLNDSQNSDVNVVMWSWCGEVSSASVEDINTYLDLMAELESDFPNVKFVYMTGHLDGSGLEGNLHLRNQQIRDYCSVNNKILFDFEDIESYDPDGKYFGDKYPTDNCDYDSDGNGSQDANWAVEWQNTHTENVDWYYCDAAHSQSLNGNQKAYAAWWLWAKIAGWNDATSAQKQINFTLYILGNNYPNPFNPSTKIDFTIAQNENVRLEIYNSLGQLVKSLLNENLSHGNHSVIWNGDNFEYAKVSSGVYIYKLHTDNFTQSKIMIMQK; encoded by the coding sequence ATGAAAACAAAATTTCTTATCATAATTTCACTTTCCTATTTATTTTCAAATCAATTTTTTGCGCAAGGAATTAAGGCAGATCATAACTGCACAAAAATTAATCAAATATCTGAAACAGCAATTATAGCGGCTAAAGAAAATTTACACATCGCTTACGGACACACATCGCATGGAAGTCAGATTATTTCAGGAATGGAAAATCTTGATAATTTTATGGGCGGTAACGGTTTATATAATTTCCATAATGGAGGCGATGAAGGATATCTTGATATTGATGATTATTTCGTTTACGGCGATTTGGGAAATCCCGACCTCACAACATGGGCAGAACTAACACGAACTTATTTAAACGATTCGCAAAATTCCGACGTTAATGTTGTGATGTGGTCTTGGTGCGGTGAAGTCAGCTCGGCCTCGGTTGAAGATATAAATACTTATTTGGATTTGATGGCGGAGCTTGAATCCGATTTCCCAAATGTTAAATTTGTTTATATGACTGGACATCTCGACGGTTCAGGTTTAGAAGGAAATCTGCATTTAAGAAATCAGCAAATTAGAGATTATTGCTCGGTCAATAATAAAATTTTATTTGATTTTGAAGATATTGAATCTTATGATCCGGACGGTAAATATTTCGGCGATAAATATCCGACAGATAATTGCGATTACGATTCAGATGGTAATGGATCTCAAGACGCAAATTGGGCAGTTGAATGGCAGAATACGCATACTGAAAATGTTGACTGGTATTATTGCGACGCGGCTCATTCTCAATCCTTAAACGGAAATCAAAAAGCCTATGCGGCTTGGTGGCTTTGGGCTAAAATTGCCGGATGGAATGATGCAACTTCCGCACAAAAACAAATCAATTTCACATTATATATTTTAGGAAACAATTATCCGAATCCTTTTAATCCTTCAACTAAAATTGATTTTACAATAGCGCAAAACGAAAATGTAAGATTAGAGATATATAATTCGCTTGGTCAATTGGTTAAAAGCTTGCTGAATGAAAATCTTTCGCATGGAAATCATTCCGTTATTTGGAATGGTGATAATTTTGAATACGCTAAAGTATCTTCAGGCGTTTACATTTATAAACTTCATACTGACAATTTCACACAATCCAAAATTATGATAATGCAGAAATGA
- a CDS encoding serine hydrolase, whose protein sequence is MKRLRFIFLFLTIMALEINAQLPNFINDSLDFYIERGMKNWEIPGAAVLIVKDGKVVFQKGYGVTELGKQNKVDENTLFMIGSNTKAFTGTALALLELEQKLKLDDKVIKYLPDFKMKDKWVNNELNLQDIVSHRIGMETFQGDFIYWTSDLSSDEVIAKFGLLTPKYGFRTKYGYTNAGFVIAGKVIEKIAEKTWGDFLQTKIFTPLDMNRTIAYSQDFKNRVNIAKPHSFVNDKMTLLELQNIDNLAPAGSIGSSIHDLSHWVIAQLDSGKYKGEKIIPYSVIQKTRQPLTIEKRVRHPYNRTHYTLYGMGWELQDYEGREIISHTGGVNGFLTSVTLMPEENLGIVVLTNTDQNALFWSLRWEILDAFLELPIRNYDMTYFNAELKERETKKHRLNEIQDSVKMNIEAETKLENFEGKYENEVYGFAELKKVKNTLELKLEHHSKLTGKLEYIGNNRFFCTYSDPTYGKKVFQFYLNNGKVNSFDLYVDDFVDYQAYKFVKTAN, encoded by the coding sequence ATGAAAAGACTTCGATTTATCTTTTTATTCCTAACAATAATGGCTTTAGAAATAAACGCACAGCTGCCGAATTTTATAAACGACAGTTTGGATTTTTATATTGAAAGAGGAATGAAGAATTGGGAAATTCCCGGAGCCGCCGTTTTAATTGTAAAAGACGGGAAAGTTGTATTCCAAAAAGGATACGGCGTTACTGAATTGGGTAAACAAAATAAGGTTGATGAAAATACTTTATTTATGATCGGCTCAAACACAAAAGCGTTTACCGGAACGGCTTTGGCATTGCTTGAACTTGAACAGAAATTAAAACTCGATGATAAAGTAATTAAATATCTGCCTGATTTTAAAATGAAAGATAAGTGGGTAAACAATGAACTGAACTTGCAAGATATTGTTTCTCATCGTATTGGAATGGAAACTTTTCAAGGTGATTTTATTTATTGGACTTCCGATCTTTCAAGTGATGAAGTTATTGCCAAATTTGGATTGCTTACGCCAAAATACGGCTTTAGAACTAAATACGGATATACAAACGCCGGATTTGTAATTGCCGGAAAAGTAATTGAAAAGATTGCGGAAAAAACGTGGGGCGACTTTTTACAAACTAAAATTTTTACTCCGTTAGATATGAATAGAACAATTGCTTATTCTCAAGATTTTAAAAACCGAGTAAACATTGCTAAGCCTCATAGTTTTGTAAACGATAAAATGACTTTGCTTGAACTTCAGAATATTGATAATCTCGCTCCTGCCGGAAGCATTGGTTCATCAATACACGATTTGAGTCATTGGGTTATCGCGCAGCTTGACAGTGGAAAATACAAAGGCGAAAAAATAATTCCTTATTCCGTAATTCAAAAAACGCGACAGCCATTAACAATTGAAAAACGCGTTAGACATCCGTATAATAGAACTCATTATACATTATATGGAATGGGATGGGAACTGCAGGATTATGAAGGAAGAGAAATAATTTCTCATACCGGAGGAGTAAACGGATTTTTGACTTCGGTAACATTAATGCCGGAAGAAAATCTTGGAATTGTTGTACTAACAAATACCGATCAAAACGCGCTTTTTTGGTCTCTTCGATGGGAAATTTTAGACGCATTTTTAGAGCTGCCTATTAGAAATTATGATATGACGTATTTTAATGCTGAATTAAAAGAAAGAGAAACAAAAAAGCACAGACTAAATGAAATTCAAGATTCGGTTAAAATGAATATTGAAGCAGAAACCAAATTGGAAAATTTTGAAGGCAAATATGAAAATGAAGTATACGGTTTTGCGGAATTAAAGAAAGTTAAAAATACTCTTGAGCTTAAATTAGAACACCATTCCAAATTAACGGGAAAGTTAGAGTATATTGGTAATAACAGATTTTTCTGTACTTATTCTGATCCGACTTACGGAAAAAAGGTTTTTCAATTTTACTTAAATAACGGAAAAGTAAATTCATTTGATTTATACGTTGATGATTTTGTTGATTATCAAGCATATAAATTTGTTAAAACAGCTAATTGA